One Littorina saxatilis isolate snail1 linkage group LG10, US_GU_Lsax_2.0, whole genome shotgun sequence DNA window includes the following coding sequences:
- the LOC138978162 gene encoding COP9 signalosome complex subunit 7b-like, translating to MSGDKTVSTSSNPLEPFILLMKNAKGAGAVSVLTQALEAPNVYVFGELLDLLNVQELVNGPHASFFNLLNVFAYGTYREYKVEKANLPELSPVQLKKLRHLTVVSLATKSKCIPYPVLLEELEIQNVRNLEDLIIEGIYADIIHGKLDQKNQQLEVDYVIGRDIRPTAITQMISVLREWCTGCEGVLQGIETQITKANNNREQQIRTTNQMEQEVTSIKKTLKTTHSQEGEEQMVTDSRVDLPSDKPKKTSKTKGLRGSSTNKLWK from the exons ATGTCGGGGGACAAGACGGTGTCGACCAGTAGCAATCCATTAGAGCCGTTCATCCTGCTGATGAAAAATGCCAAAGGGGCTGGCGCTGTCAGCGTTTTGACGCAAGCTCTCGAGGCGCCAAACGTCTACGTCTTCGGCGAACTACTGGATTTGCTTAATGTTCAGGAG CTGGTAAACGGACCTCATGCTTCCTTCTTCAATCTCCTCAATGTGTTTGCGTATGGAACTTACAGAGAATACAAAG TTGAGAAAGCAAACCTACCGGAGTTGTCTCCAGTCCAACTGAAGAAGCTTCGTCATCTGACAGTGGTCAGCCTGGCCACAAAGAGCAAG TGCATTCCATACCCGGTGCTACTGGAGGAGCTTGAGATTCAGAATGTGCGCAACTTGGAG GATTTGATCATCGAAGGAATCTACGCCGACATCATCCACGGAAAACTGGACCAGAAGAACCAGCAGCTGGAGGTGGACTACGTGATTGGTCGAGACATCCGCCCCACTGCCATCACACAGATGATTTCTGTCCTTCGGGAATG GTGCACTGGGTGTGAGGGAGTGCTTCAGGGCATAGAGACTCAGATCAccaaggccaacaacaacagagaacAGCAGATCCGAACAACCAACCAGATGGAACAAGAG GTGACATCGATAAAGAAGACACTGAAGACAACACACAGCCAAGAAGGGGAGGAGCAAATGGTGACAGACAGCAGAGTGGACCTGCCCTCCGACAAACCCAAGAAAACGTCCAAAACCAAGGG